In the genome of Candidatus Abyssobacteria bacterium SURF_5, one region contains:
- a CDS encoding methyltetrahydrofolate cobalamin methyltransferase, translated as MLIVGERINTSRKQVAEAARHRNIIPIWDEARMQAAAGAHFLDVNAGTFAEREIENLKWIIKSVRQANDLPLCIDSTDPKVIAEGLSMCGRGMMVNSITAEKENYTAMLPLIREYECRTVALCLDDNGIPGGFEDKLKVGFGLVDNLLSDGVPLDHVYVDPLIMAVSTDQRSGAVALQVIHEIKRRYPGIHTICGLSNISFGLPARRMMNRVFLVAAMAAGLDAVIIDPLDRQMMANLITARAVLGNDEYCMAYISAYREKKLEPNDKHLP; from the coding sequence ATGCTGATTGTAGGTGAGCGCATCAACACAAGCCGCAAACAGGTCGCGGAAGCGGCGCGGCATCGGAATATCATCCCCATATGGGACGAAGCCCGAATGCAAGCGGCTGCGGGCGCGCATTTTCTCGATGTGAATGCCGGCACGTTCGCCGAGCGAGAAATCGAAAATCTCAAATGGATCATCAAGAGCGTCAGGCAAGCGAACGATTTGCCCCTCTGCATCGACAGCACAGACCCAAAGGTGATTGCAGAGGGGCTGAGCATGTGCGGCCGGGGCATGATGGTCAACTCGATTACCGCCGAGAAGGAAAACTACACGGCCATGCTGCCACTGATTCGGGAATATGAGTGCAGAACCGTCGCCCTATGTCTGGACGACAATGGAATTCCTGGGGGATTCGAAGACAAGCTCAAAGTTGGGTTTGGTCTGGTCGATAATTTGCTTTCAGATGGAGTTCCGTTGGATCATGTCTATGTTGACCCCCTCATCATGGCGGTCAGCACCGACCAGAGAAGCGGGGCGGTTGCCCTGCAGGTAATCCATGAAATCAAGCGGCGATACCCCGGCATTCACACTATCTGCGGCCTGAGCAACATATCCTTTGGGCTTCCTGCGCGGAGGATGATGAACCGGGTTTTTCTGGTGGCCGCAATGGCGGCTGGGCTCGATGCGGTGATCATTGACCCGCTTGACAGGCAGATGATGGCGAATCTCATCACGGCCAGAGCCGTTTTGGGGAATGATGAGTATTGTATGGCGTATATTTCGGCCTATCGGGAAAAGAAACTGGAACCAAATGATAAACATTTACCTTGA
- a CDS encoding TetR/AcrR family transcriptional regulator, which translates to MANIGRREIRAAHGKKTTPRAAARREQILKAATHVFARENYHGATTAKIAAAAGITEPVIYTYFANKRDLFLEVLRKSRADIFTWNEEVLREHDDPIQRYKVYTDKYKHYVTKVNRDSAMMWAVAASVNDPEIKAEIRESDEEVLNQLTNDIRRTMEEGKITSRHAPQVLARIIHGVNSHLAWLILVGETHTQDWIYEGFKILIEDLVKKEV; encoded by the coding sequence ATGGCAAATATAGGCAGGCGCGAAATCCGTGCCGCTCACGGGAAAAAGACGACACCACGAGCCGCAGCCCGGCGGGAACAGATACTCAAGGCGGCGACCCATGTTTTTGCCCGTGAAAATTATCACGGCGCCACTACCGCAAAGATTGCGGCGGCGGCCGGAATAACGGAGCCCGTTATCTACACGTATTTCGCCAACAAGAGGGATCTTTTTCTTGAAGTTTTGCGGAAGAGCCGTGCCGATATTTTCACATGGAATGAAGAGGTCTTGAGAGAGCATGACGACCCCATCCAGCGATACAAGGTGTACACAGATAAGTACAAGCACTACGTCACAAAGGTGAATCGTGATTCCGCTATGATGTGGGCCGTGGCGGCCTCGGTGAACGATCCGGAGATTAAAGCCGAAATACGCGAATCCGACGAAGAAGTTCTCAATCAGTTGACGAACGATATTCGGCGAACCATGGAGGAAGGCAAGATCACCTCTCGACATGCGCCCCAAGTGTTGGCGAGAATCATTCACGGAGTCAATTCACACCTGGCGTGGTTGATTCTTGTGGGAGAGACACACACTCAGGATTGGATATACGAAGGTTTCAAGATACTCATCGAAGACTTGGTCAAGAAAGAAGTCTGA
- a CDS encoding alpha-L-fucosidase, giving the protein MEELRRQSLQNRPLSKWFDDAKLGIFIHWGVFSIPAWAPFGDDYQTLIKRKGYRYQLAHNPYAEWYLNTMKITGSPTCRHHIEKYGEDFSYYDFVPQFEREAAKINPGAWAELFAKAGARYVVMVTKHHDGYTLWPTAYENPRRTGLHSERDFVKEVTEAVRTAGLKMGLYYSGGLDWTFKKTAISDPYTFLTNTPQEDEYVTYATNHFRELIDWYKPSVLWNDIRWPQDPNLTDLFSYYYSVVPDGVINDRWSQTTYPENRIMRSIINTVAWFRAKHASGEHNPPPIHCDYITPEYRVLDQISAKKWEACRGLGTSFGYNMNEPDDNLLTAEELIHSFADIVSKNGNLLINVGPMADGTIPDAQRDRLMGLGAWLAVNGDAIYNTRPWVTAEDKTRDGKGVRFTQKDEALYAIILGPITDPEITIESLRCAPNTKIHLLGEKKPLHWRQDGSGLTILLPEALPDAPAYSFKMAPRPER; this is encoded by the coding sequence ATTGAGGAATTGAGACGGCAGTCCCTGCAGAACCGGCCGCTTTCGAAATGGTTCGACGACGCGAAGCTTGGGATATTCATTCATTGGGGCGTCTTTTCCATTCCTGCCTGGGCGCCCTTCGGCGACGACTATCAGACGCTCATTAAAAGGAAAGGGTATAGATATCAGCTTGCCCATAACCCGTATGCCGAATGGTACCTTAATACAATGAAGATCACGGGGAGCCCCACCTGCCGGCATCACATCGAAAAGTATGGCGAGGATTTCTCTTATTATGATTTTGTGCCTCAGTTTGAAAGAGAAGCGGCTAAAATAAATCCCGGCGCCTGGGCCGAACTGTTCGCAAAAGCCGGCGCTCGCTACGTCGTAATGGTGACCAAACACCACGATGGCTACACTCTCTGGCCCACCGCGTACGAAAACCCCAGAAGGACCGGCTTGCATTCAGAACGGGATTTCGTGAAAGAAGTGACCGAGGCGGTCCGCACAGCGGGCTTGAAAATGGGCCTCTACTACTCGGGCGGGCTCGATTGGACTTTCAAGAAAACGGCCATCAGCGACCCATACACCTTTCTGACCAACACGCCGCAAGAGGACGAATACGTCACCTACGCAACGAATCATTTCAGGGAACTCATCGATTGGTATAAACCCTCGGTCCTGTGGAACGACATCCGCTGGCCCCAGGACCCAAACCTGACCGACCTTTTTTCTTACTACTACAGCGTCGTACCCGACGGTGTTATCAACGATCGGTGGAGCCAGACCACATATCCGGAGAACCGAATAATGCGCTCGATCATCAATACGGTGGCATGGTTCCGGGCAAAACATGCATCCGGCGAGCACAATCCGCCGCCAATACATTGCGATTACATTACACCCGAATACCGGGTGTTGGATCAGATCAGCGCGAAGAAGTGGGAGGCGTGCCGGGGTCTCGGGACTTCGTTTGGATATAACATGAATGAACCGGACGACAACCTGCTCACTGCGGAAGAGCTTATTCACAGCTTCGCGGACATCGTGAGCAAAAACGGGAATCTCCTGATCAATGTCGGGCCGATGGCCGACGGAACAATTCCCGACGCCCAGCGCGACCGCCTTATGGGGTTGGGCGCCTGGCTCGCCGTGAATGGAGACGCCATTTACAATACGCGACCATGGGTAACGGCGGAAGACAAGACTCGAGACGGCAAGGGCGTACGCTTCACTCAAAAAGATGAGGCCCTCTACGCTATCATCCTCGGGCCAATAACAGACCCAGAGATCACCATCGAATCGTTGAGGTGCGCGCCAAACACGAAAATCCACCTCTTGGGCGAGAAAAAACCTCTCCACTGGCGACAGGACGGAAGCGGCCTGACTATTCTTTTGCCGGAAGCCTTGCCGGATGCTCCGGCGTACTCGTTCAAGATGGCGCCCCGACCGGAGCGATAG
- a CDS encoding cobalamin-binding protein yields the protein MVELNQLSEALQRGDMKEVERLIRESLGAGLSPADILSNGLIAGMDVIGAKFKKNEVFIPEVLIAARAMHGGLAVLEPKLAETGAKPVGKVVLGTVQSDLHDIGKNLVGMMLRGAGFHVRDIGIDVPPQRFVEAAGEEGVQIVAMSALLSTTMPKLRETINALHAAGLTRKVKIMVGGAPVSREYAEEIGADGYGDDAAAAVDVARRFIETSASAAK from the coding sequence ATGGTGGAACTGAACCAACTTTCTGAAGCGCTGCAGAGAGGCGACATGAAGGAAGTCGAACGACTGATTCGAGAATCTCTTGGCGCGGGGCTTTCACCCGCAGACATTCTCTCTAATGGCCTCATCGCCGGAATGGATGTGATCGGAGCCAAATTCAAAAAGAACGAAGTTTTCATTCCCGAGGTGCTGATTGCCGCTCGGGCAATGCACGGCGGGCTTGCGGTTCTCGAACCAAAACTCGCCGAGACGGGGGCGAAGCCTGTGGGGAAGGTTGTGCTGGGAACCGTGCAGTCCGACCTGCATGATATTGGCAAGAACCTAGTGGGCATGATGCTCCGAGGGGCTGGGTTCCATGTGAGAGACATAGGGATTGACGTTCCGCCGCAGAGATTTGTCGAGGCCGCGGGCGAAGAAGGCGTCCAAATTGTGGCGATGTCGGCGCTTCTCTCCACGACCATGCCGAAACTGCGCGAAACCATCAACGCGCTGCATGCGGCGGGACTCACAAGGAAAGTCAAAATCATGGTTGGAGGCGCTCCGGTGAGCCGCGAGTACGCCGAAGAGATCGGAGCGGACGGCTATGGTGATGATGCGGCGGCCGCCGTCGATGTGGCGCGACGGTTCATCGAAACCTCCGCAAGCGCCGCGAAATAG
- a CDS encoding gfo/Idh/MocA family oxidoreductase codes for MTNRLRVGLVGCGEAIQALHVPALNSLASLYRIEACSDASREVMGEVAHRTGARPVENPFDLIRDPDVDVVVIATPDSYHVDHALAACQAKKKAALVEKPPALNSRIVRKMAEASEESGVPIVMGYPHVYDPATRRAKELWGEPQPFRFAQFRTFLGPNEKYTADEILQTIRPSIADRWPALIGQLDFAAVATELFGSDLDVNFVVAHGLLIGLVIHDIPVMRRMVGEPVKVDYARAHAMNGPLNLVGLSLDIILDHGIGRTLMQAEFHESKMTDWGFLARRSDLQVEVKFPPTYAAAAPSSLKATYEKNGMTVEETHGGRFETGFRCEWKHVHEVVTKGIQPLTSARDAVKDMELIEEITRTMIRQSNSGPRPEEARNE; via the coding sequence ATGACAAATCGACTGAGGGTGGGACTTGTGGGATGCGGAGAGGCGATTCAGGCGCTCCACGTGCCGGCGCTCAACAGCCTCGCCTCGCTCTATCGCATCGAAGCGTGCAGCGACGCGAGCCGCGAAGTGATGGGCGAGGTCGCCCACAGAACCGGCGCGCGCCCGGTTGAGAACCCGTTCGACTTGATTCGCGACCCTGACGTTGACGTGGTCGTCATCGCAACCCCCGACTCATACCATGTGGACCACGCGCTCGCGGCCTGCCAGGCCAAGAAGAAGGCGGCTCTCGTCGAGAAGCCCCCGGCGCTCAATTCGCGAATCGTGAGAAAGATGGCGGAGGCCTCGGAGGAATCCGGCGTTCCCATTGTCATGGGATACCCGCATGTGTATGACCCCGCGACGCGGCGCGCAAAAGAACTCTGGGGAGAACCTCAGCCGTTCCGGTTCGCGCAATTCCGCACGTTTCTCGGGCCGAACGAAAAATACACAGCCGACGAGATTCTCCAGACCATCAGGCCGTCAATCGCAGACCGCTGGCCGGCTCTCATCGGTCAACTGGATTTCGCCGCCGTCGCCACCGAATTGTTCGGTTCGGACCTTGATGTGAATTTTGTAGTCGCGCACGGGTTGCTGATCGGCCTCGTCATCCATGACATCCCCGTCATGCGCAGGATGGTCGGCGAGCCGGTCAAAGTCGATTACGCGCGCGCTCATGCCATGAATGGTCCTCTGAATCTCGTCGGCCTCTCGCTGGACATCATTCTTGACCACGGAATCGGCAGAACTCTGATGCAGGCCGAATTCCATGAGTCAAAAATGACCGACTGGGGCTTTCTCGCGCGACGGTCCGACCTGCAAGTCGAGGTGAAATTCCCACCGACTTACGCCGCCGCGGCGCCCTCGTCGCTTAAAGCGACGTACGAGAAGAACGGGATGACGGTGGAAGAAACACATGGAGGGCGCTTCGAGACCGGCTTCCGGTGCGAGTGGAAGCATGTCCACGAAGTTGTAACCAAGGGTATCCAACCACTAACGAGCGCCCGCGATGCGGTGAAGGATATGGAATTAATCGAGGAAATCACCCGAACCATGATTCGGCAAAGTAATTCGGGGCCGCGGCCCGAGGAGGCGCGCAATGAATAA
- a CDS encoding gfo/Idh/MocA family oxidoreductase: MNKPAGVAFIGAGFISYLHLFAVRSNPNLKLLAIASQSKEVAEHRARIFDAAPYTFSNLGDMLARKDIDIVFVLSPNSLHAEHALAAIRAGKHLVIEKPLAITLAEAKKVTETATAAGVSIGYAENQVYSPLLLKAREMIADGALGAVKSALGFCGHGGPPPNGWFRKPQFAGGGAHLDLGSHTLESVLFLTGKPPIKRVKSCVLAEAPDGGIDGKGEAVLETKDGVEITCVSSWLETEESFHYEVQGEKGRLRAAFSPPPQFLTFYHADGEVENIDIPAQFDMRLNRYLASGGYVGQVEDFERCFRTGEIPMESALDGERVLRILTAGYLSAREKRPLDLTSPLPMEKTPIQIWLGT, encoded by the coding sequence ATGAATAAGCCTGCGGGAGTGGCATTTATCGGAGCGGGATTCATTTCCTATCTGCATCTGTTCGCGGTAAGGAGCAATCCCAACTTGAAACTGCTTGCAATCGCATCTCAGTCGAAAGAGGTCGCCGAGCACAGGGCGAGAATTTTCGATGCGGCGCCATACACGTTCTCCAATCTGGGGGACATGCTCGCCCGCAAGGACATCGACATCGTCTTCGTGCTCAGCCCGAACTCTCTTCACGCGGAACACGCGCTTGCCGCGATCAGAGCGGGCAAACACCTCGTTATCGAAAAACCGCTCGCGATCACTCTCGCCGAAGCGAAGAAAGTGACCGAGACGGCAACCGCGGCCGGCGTCTCCATCGGATACGCGGAGAACCAGGTTTATTCTCCCTTGCTCTTGAAGGCGCGCGAGATGATCGCCGATGGCGCACTCGGCGCGGTCAAGAGCGCGCTCGGCTTCTGCGGTCATGGCGGCCCTCCGCCCAACGGCTGGTTCCGCAAACCACAGTTCGCCGGTGGCGGCGCCCATCTTGACCTCGGCTCGCATACGCTCGAAAGCGTCCTGTTCCTCACGGGAAAGCCTCCGATTAAACGAGTGAAATCCTGCGTGTTGGCGGAGGCGCCCGACGGCGGCATTGACGGGAAGGGCGAAGCCGTTCTTGAGACAAAAGACGGCGTCGAGATCACCTGCGTCAGTTCATGGCTCGAAACAGAAGAGAGCTTTCATTACGAAGTGCAGGGGGAGAAGGGGCGACTGCGGGCCGCCTTTAGTCCTCCGCCTCAGTTCCTGACGTTCTATCACGCTGACGGAGAGGTTGAGAACATCGACATTCCCGCCCAGTTCGACATGCGCCTGAACAGGTACCTCGCAAGCGGCGGGTATGTCGGCCAGGTTGAGGACTTCGAGCGCTGCTTCCGAACGGGGGAAATCCCGATGGAATCAGCGCTCGACGGCGAACGCGTCCTGCGGATTCTGACGGCGGGTTATCTGTCGGCGCGCGAGAAGAGGCCGCTCGACTTGACCTCACCGCTTCCGATGGAAAAGACGCCTATTCAGATATGGCTGGGGACATAG
- a CDS encoding nucleoside hydrolase translates to MTERVIIDTDIGTDVDDAYALAFLANSPEVKIEAVTTVWADARLRARIAKKLLIALGRPDIPVAAGENLPLNPDRSAFLMGHEGKGVFEEGEEVALSDVPALELVESVLRKRPKEVSVVLIGPQTNFGKLLSTKPELGALIKQFIIMGGTPFYGLKEMELFGERPIDYNFVADPEAVRIVFDSGVPIILVGCNVTMPTLLREEHLESIRKRNTAATDLLAAMTDIWLNVIGQKETPMHDALACSAAFTLDFLNTMMLNVVIETRGEFTAGLTVVNCYKNAEWNTVKVATDVRREEFIQFMMRRILA, encoded by the coding sequence ATGACAGAACGCGTGATCATTGACACTGATATTGGGACCGATGTGGACGACGCGTATGCGCTCGCTTTTCTGGCGAATTCCCCCGAGGTCAAAATAGAAGCGGTCACGACCGTATGGGCCGACGCAAGGTTGCGCGCCCGCATTGCAAAGAAGCTGCTCATTGCGTTGGGCAGACCGGACATTCCTGTCGCGGCAGGCGAAAATCTTCCTCTGAATCCCGATCGATCTGCTTTTCTGATGGGACACGAAGGCAAAGGCGTATTCGAAGAGGGCGAAGAGGTGGCGCTGTCGGATGTGCCGGCATTGGAGCTTGTGGAGTCGGTGTTGAGAAAGCGTCCCAAGGAAGTTTCGGTGGTTCTTATAGGCCCGCAGACGAACTTCGGCAAACTGCTGTCGACAAAGCCGGAACTGGGTGCTCTCATCAAGCAGTTTATCATTATGGGCGGAACCCCTTTCTATGGCCTGAAAGAGATGGAACTCTTCGGCGAACGGCCGATCGACTACAACTTTGTTGCGGACCCGGAGGCTGTGCGCATCGTTTTCGATTCCGGCGTTCCTATTATTTTGGTGGGCTGCAACGTAACCATGCCGACGCTGCTGAGGGAGGAGCATCTTGAATCGATCAGGAAGCGCAATACCGCTGCGACCGATCTTCTCGCAGCCATGACAGATATCTGGTTGAACGTGATTGGACAAAAAGAGACGCCGATGCATGATGCCCTCGCCTGCTCCGCGGCATTTACGCTTGATTTCCTAAATACGATGATGCTTAACGTCGTGATCGAGACGAGAGGCGAATTTACTGCGGGGTTGACTGTGGTAAACTGCTATAAGAACGCAGAATGGAACACGGTGAAGGTGGCGACAGATGTTCGGCGGGAGGAATTCATCCAATTCATGATGCGCCGCATACTCGCATAG